In Mixophyes fleayi isolate aMixFle1 chromosome 4, aMixFle1.hap1, whole genome shotgun sequence, the following proteins share a genomic window:
- the YAF2 gene encoding YY1-associated factor 2 isoform X2 — protein sequence MGDKKSPTRPKRQPKPSSDEGYWDCSVCTFKNSAEAFKCLMCDVRKGTSTRKPRPVSQLVAQQVTQQFVPPMQSKKEKKEKIEKEKSEKEAPIKKNSNKKARPRLKNVDRSSAQHLEVTVGDLTVIITDFKEKTKSPPTSSATSVDQHSQSGSGSENTERGISRSSSPRGETSSVNGESH from the exons ATGGGAGACAAGAAAAGCCCTACAAG GCCGAAGCGGCAGCCGAAGCCGTCGTCAGACGAGGGATACTGGGACTGCAGTGTTTGCACCTTCAAGAACAGCGCCGAGGCCTTTAAGTGCCTAATGTGTGATGTGCGCAAAGGGACCTCCACCCG GAAACCTCGTCCTGTATCGCAGCTGGTTGCACAGCAGGTAACTCAGCAGTTTGTGCCTCCCATGCAgtcaaagaaagagaaaaaagagaaaatagagaAGGAAAAGAGTGAAAAAGAAGCACCTATTAAAAAGAACAGTAACAAGAAAGCAAG GCCACGATTGAAAAATGTGGATAGGAGTAGTGCACAGCATTTGGAGGTTACTGTGGGGGACCTAACAGTCATTATTACAGACTTTAAGGAGAAAACAAAGTCCCCCCCTACATCCAGTGCCACATCAGTGGACCAGCACAGTCAAAGTGGATCTGGCTCTGAAAACACAGAGAGAGGAATATCCAGGTCATCATCACCCAGGGGAGAAACATCGTCAGTAAATGGGGAATCTCATTAA
- the YAF2 gene encoding YY1-associated factor 2 isoform X1 — MGDKKSPTRPKRQPKPSSDEGYWDCSVCTFKNSAEAFKCLMCDVRKGTSTRAMKSLQAALPLPGLHFEKPQSKKIVTGIHRNVYKRKPRPVSQLVAQQVTQQFVPPMQSKKEKKEKIEKEKSEKEAPIKKNSNKKARPRLKNVDRSSAQHLEVTVGDLTVIITDFKEKTKSPPTSSATSVDQHSQSGSGSENTERGISRSSSPRGETSSVNGESH; from the exons ATGGGAGACAAGAAAAGCCCTACAAG GCCGAAGCGGCAGCCGAAGCCGTCGTCAGACGAGGGATACTGGGACTGCAGTGTTTGCACCTTCAAGAACAGCGCCGAGGCCTTTAAGTGCCTAATGTGTGATGTGCGCAAAGGGACCTCCACCCG AGCTATGAAGTCACTGCAGGCTGCACTTCCCCTACCAGGACTGCATTTTGAAAAGCCACAAAGCAAGAAAATTGTTACTGGGATTCACAGAAACGTCTACAAAAG GAAACCTCGTCCTGTATCGCAGCTGGTTGCACAGCAGGTAACTCAGCAGTTTGTGCCTCCCATGCAgtcaaagaaagagaaaaaagagaaaatagagaAGGAAAAGAGTGAAAAAGAAGCACCTATTAAAAAGAACAGTAACAAGAAAGCAAG GCCACGATTGAAAAATGTGGATAGGAGTAGTGCACAGCATTTGGAGGTTACTGTGGGGGACCTAACAGTCATTATTACAGACTTTAAGGAGAAAACAAAGTCCCCCCCTACATCCAGTGCCACATCAGTGGACCAGCACAGTCAAAGTGGATCTGGCTCTGAAAACACAGAGAGAGGAATATCCAGGTCATCATCACCCAGGGGAGAAACATCGTCAGTAAATGGGGAATCTCATTAA